One genomic region from Actinocatenispora thailandica encodes:
- a CDS encoding penicillin-binding transpeptidase domain-containing protein, producing MNRTLRRSALVVFVLFLALLGNLTRVQFFQARSLAENPANPRILKDAYDTPRGAIMVGRDPVAYSKDTGGVLRYQRYYPKGAEYAPITGYTSLVYGSTGIERYENSMLNGTDDTLLTQKLSDTVTGKKSAGANVLLTINAKAQDAAWNALKGRKGAAVAMDPKTGKILALVTSPSYDPNPLASHDQDTIKKAWNSYDPNSGSGPMANRALGGGGPWPPGSTMKVIVSAAALENGYNPDTNIPAGPKYQPSDGGNEIHNDVPQICPQAQVTMLVALRDSCNTGFARLGVHLGADTVINKAEQFGLNKSMTIPMLGQDQGMPVAKSVTGDPKGDSQIAQSSIGQFNVAETPLQEAMIAGAVANDGTEMTPYLVQEIQSSDYSALRTAQEHKYGQPISADTAGKLREMMNAVVSSGTGRNAQIDGIEVGGKTGTAEHGNGAPEHGWFMGYARDNGDPKVAVGVFLESAGESGSGDATQIGGDIMKAVLGK from the coding sequence GTGAACCGTACCCTGCGACGCTCCGCGCTGGTGGTGTTCGTGCTGTTCCTGGCGCTGCTCGGGAACCTGACCCGGGTGCAGTTCTTCCAGGCCCGCAGCCTGGCGGAGAACCCGGCGAACCCGCGCATCCTGAAGGACGCGTACGACACGCCCCGTGGCGCGATCATGGTCGGCCGGGACCCGGTGGCGTACAGCAAGGACACCGGCGGCGTGCTGCGCTACCAGCGGTACTACCCGAAGGGTGCGGAGTACGCGCCGATCACCGGGTACACGTCGCTGGTCTACGGCAGTACCGGCATCGAGCGGTACGAGAACTCGATGCTCAACGGCACCGACGACACGCTGCTGACGCAGAAGCTGTCCGACACCGTCACCGGCAAGAAGTCGGCCGGGGCGAACGTGCTGCTCACGATCAACGCGAAGGCCCAGGACGCGGCCTGGAACGCGTTGAAGGGCCGCAAGGGTGCCGCGGTCGCGATGGACCCGAAGACCGGGAAGATCCTCGCGCTGGTCACCTCGCCCAGCTACGACCCGAACCCGCTGGCCAGCCACGACCAGGACACGATCAAGAAGGCCTGGAACTCGTACGACCCGAACAGCGGCTCCGGTCCGATGGCGAACCGGGCGCTGGGCGGCGGCGGCCCGTGGCCGCCCGGGTCGACGATGAAGGTGATCGTCTCCGCCGCCGCGCTGGAAAACGGCTACAATCCGGACACCAACATCCCGGCCGGGCCGAAGTACCAGCCGTCCGACGGGGGTAACGAGATCCACAACGACGTGCCGCAGATCTGCCCGCAGGCGCAGGTGACGATGCTGGTCGCGCTGCGTGATTCGTGCAACACCGGGTTCGCCCGGCTCGGGGTGCATCTCGGCGCCGACACGGTGATCAACAAGGCGGAGCAGTTCGGGCTGAACAAGTCGATGACGATTCCGATGCTCGGCCAGGATCAGGGGATGCCGGTCGCGAAGAGCGTCACCGGCGACCCGAAGGGCGACTCGCAGATCGCGCAGTCCTCGATCGGGCAGTTCAACGTGGCGGAGACGCCGCTGCAGGAGGCGATGATCGCCGGTGCGGTGGCGAACGACGGTACCGAGATGACGCCGTACCTGGTGCAGGAGATCCAGTCTTCCGACTACTCTGCGTTGCGGACTGCGCAGGAACACAAGTACGGTCAGCCGATCAGCGCCGACACCGCGGGCAAGCTGCGCGAGATGATGAACGCGGTCGTCTCGTCCGGAACGGGGCGAAACGCACAGATCGACGGGATCGAGGTCGGCGGCAAGACGGGTACCGCCGAGCACGGCAACGGGGCGCCGGAGCACGGCTGGTTCATGGGTTACGCGCGCGACAACGGCGACCCGAAGGTGGCCGTGGGCGTGTTTCTTGAGTCGGCCGGCGAGAGCGGCAGCGGGGACGCCACCCAGATCGGCGGCGACATCATGAAGGCGGTGCTGGGCAAGTGA
- a CDS encoding FtsW/RodA/SpoVE family cell cycle protein translates to MRTGRNTELLLLLFGFVITVVLSAASQGALINTIRLDSLVLPLLVLMLGLLAHVLIRIFAPYADPVLLPLATLINGIGVVVIHRVDVPSETDDSFSKFASIGPFDGLGIQQVLWSAVAVVCFCIVLAVVRDHRSLSRYAYTLGLVGIVLVAIPALLPGRFSEVNSAKVWITIPGVASVQPGEFAKLALFVFFAYYLVRKREVLSLASKRVLGIEFPRPRDLGPVLVVWVLSVLILVVEKDLGSSLLYLGTFVVMLYIATERRSWLVIGAILFGFGAVAAYSLGTWLGPFRNFHDRVNYWLDPMSDPLGNTYQLSHSLISLGVGGLLGTGPGAGDPTSVPLPRSDFIVATIGEELGMFGLTALLLIYLLIVLRGVKAGTMARDPFGKLLAGGLAFSVALQVFVIVGGVTDLIPATGLTTPFLSYGGSSLVANWILIAMLIRISNDSRAPGQVTGGGRGNPPPQLQSVATEVIRL, encoded by the coding sequence GTGCGCACCGGCCGGAACACCGAACTGTTGCTGTTGCTGTTCGGCTTCGTGATCACGGTGGTGCTGTCCGCGGCGAGCCAGGGTGCGCTGATCAACACGATCCGGCTGGACAGCCTGGTGCTGCCGCTGCTGGTGCTGATGCTGGGGTTGCTGGCGCACGTGCTGATCCGGATCTTCGCGCCGTACGCGGACCCGGTGCTGCTGCCGCTGGCGACGCTGATCAACGGCATCGGGGTGGTGGTGATCCACCGGGTCGACGTGCCGAGCGAGACCGACGACTCGTTCAGCAAGTTCGCCAGCATCGGCCCGTTCGACGGTCTCGGCATCCAGCAGGTGCTGTGGTCCGCCGTGGCGGTGGTGTGCTTCTGCATCGTGCTGGCCGTGGTGCGCGACCACCGCTCGCTGTCCCGGTACGCGTACACGCTGGGGTTGGTCGGCATCGTGCTGGTGGCCATCCCGGCGCTGCTGCCCGGCCGGTTCAGCGAGGTCAACAGCGCCAAGGTGTGGATCACCATTCCCGGGGTGGCGAGCGTGCAGCCCGGCGAGTTCGCGAAGCTGGCGCTGTTCGTGTTCTTCGCCTACTACCTGGTGCGCAAGCGCGAGGTGCTGTCGCTGGCCAGCAAGCGGGTGCTCGGGATCGAGTTCCCGCGACCCCGGGACCTGGGCCCGGTGCTGGTGGTGTGGGTGCTCAGCGTGCTGATCCTGGTGGTGGAGAAGGACCTCGGGTCGTCGCTGCTCTATCTCGGCACGTTCGTGGTGATGCTCTACATCGCCACCGAGCGGCGCAGCTGGCTGGTCATCGGTGCGATCCTGTTCGGGTTCGGCGCGGTGGCGGCCTACTCGCTCGGCACCTGGCTCGGCCCGTTCCGCAACTTCCACGACCGGGTCAACTACTGGCTCGACCCGATGTCCGACCCGCTGGGCAACACCTACCAGCTGTCCCACTCGCTGATCAGCCTCGGCGTCGGCGGCCTGCTCGGCACCGGACCGGGCGCCGGTGATCCGACCTCGGTGCCGCTGCCGCGCAGCGACTTCATCGTCGCCACCATCGGCGAGGAGCTCGGCATGTTCGGGCTGACCGCGCTGCTGCTCATCTACCTGCTGATCGTGTTGCGCGGGGTGAAGGCCGGCACGATGGCCCGCGACCCGTTCGGCAAGTTGCTCGCCGGCGGCCTGGCGTTCTCCGTGGCGTTGCAGGTGTTCGTCATCGTGGGTGGCGTGACCGATCTGATTCCGGCGACCGGTCTGACCACACCGTTCCTGTCCTACGGCGGTTCGTCCCTGGTGGCGAACTGGATCCTGATCGCGATGCTGATCCGGATCTCGAACGACTCACGTGCGCCCGGGCAGGTGACCGGTGGCGGCCGCGGCAACCCACCGCCGCAGCTGCAGAGCGTCGCGACGGAGGTGATCAGGCTGTGA
- the pknB gene encoding Stk1 family PASTA domain-containing Ser/Thr kinase, which translates to MTDEERVLGSRYEVGELIGYGGMAEVHKGRDLRLGRDVAIKMLRTDLARDPTFQARFRREAQNAASLNHPAIVAVYDTGEEKGADGEALPYIVMEFVSGRTLKEVLTAEGPLPPKSALEITADACSALEFSHRHGIIHRDIKPGNIMLTDAGQVKVMDFGIARAVASTTTTMTQTSAVIGTAQYLSPEQARGETVDARSDVYATGCVLFELLTGQPPFTGDSPVSVAYQHVREEPKPPSQRNPDVPPDVDSVVLKALAKNPANRYQSAAEMRADMLRAANGRPVLATPPPPQEGRTQVLGAAGGAGGDTGTQPAARVTDPARRRRAVWVLVSLALLVVLGVAAVGIGLYLSSDHSAKAVLPNVKGKPTATAIKTLNTAGFRHVEQRTAKSTKAQRGKVIEQVPTPEAKKEIPTSTQVTLTIGSGPKTVKVPDVTGFTREAAKSTLQLQHLKARFTEVDSDSPKGTVVDTDPAAGSVQAVETTVTVHLSKGNETKVPSVVGKMQSEAEQQLGNAGFKVKVLPDNDSDAKQGTVTSQTPNGGDTAIRDSTVTITVATGKSASPSPTGSASASPSETPSPSPSDTLFPTGDLPGGGGGG; encoded by the coding sequence GTGACCGACGAGGAGCGGGTGCTCGGCAGTCGGTACGAGGTCGGTGAGCTCATCGGCTACGGCGGCATGGCCGAGGTACACAAGGGTCGCGACCTGCGGCTCGGTCGGGACGTGGCGATCAAGATGCTGCGCACCGACCTGGCCCGGGACCCCACCTTCCAGGCCCGGTTCCGGCGCGAGGCGCAGAACGCCGCGTCGCTGAACCACCCCGCCATCGTCGCCGTGTACGACACCGGCGAGGAGAAGGGCGCCGACGGCGAGGCGCTGCCGTACATCGTGATGGAGTTCGTCAGCGGACGGACCCTCAAGGAGGTGCTGACCGCCGAGGGGCCGCTGCCGCCGAAGTCCGCGCTGGAGATCACCGCGGACGCCTGCTCGGCGCTGGAGTTCAGCCACCGGCACGGCATCATCCACCGCGACATCAAGCCCGGCAACATCATGTTGACCGACGCCGGCCAGGTCAAGGTGATGGACTTCGGCATCGCCCGCGCGGTCGCCAGCACCACCACCACGATGACCCAGACCAGCGCCGTCATCGGCACCGCGCAGTACCTCTCGCCGGAGCAGGCGCGCGGCGAGACCGTCGACGCCCGCTCCGACGTGTACGCCACCGGTTGCGTGCTGTTCGAGCTGCTCACCGGCCAGCCGCCGTTCACCGGTGACAGCCCGGTCAGCGTCGCCTACCAGCACGTCCGGGAGGAGCCGAAGCCGCCGAGCCAGCGCAACCCGGACGTGCCGCCGGACGTCGACTCGGTGGTGCTGAAGGCGCTCGCGAAGAACCCGGCCAACCGGTACCAGAGCGCCGCGGAGATGCGCGCCGACATGCTGCGGGCGGCGAACGGGCGCCCGGTGCTGGCGACCCCGCCGCCACCGCAGGAGGGGCGTACCCAGGTGCTCGGGGCGGCGGGCGGTGCCGGCGGCGACACCGGTACCCAGCCGGCGGCCCGGGTGACCGACCCGGCCCGCCGCCGCCGAGCGGTGTGGGTGCTCGTCTCGCTCGCGCTGCTGGTGGTGCTCGGCGTCGCCGCGGTCGGTATCGGGCTCTACCTGTCCTCCGACCACAGCGCGAAGGCGGTGCTGCCGAACGTCAAGGGCAAGCCCACCGCGACCGCGATCAAGACGCTGAACACCGCCGGCTTCCGGCATGTCGAGCAGCGCACCGCGAAGTCGACGAAGGCGCAGCGGGGCAAGGTGATCGAGCAGGTGCCGACGCCCGAGGCGAAGAAGGAGATCCCGACCAGCACCCAGGTCACGCTGACCATCGGCAGCGGACCCAAGACGGTCAAGGTGCCGGACGTGACCGGGTTCACCCGGGAAGCGGCGAAGAGCACGCTCCAGCTGCAACACCTGAAAGCCCGGTTCACCGAAGTGGACAGCGACAGCCCGAAGGGTACGGTGGTCGACACCGATCCGGCGGCCGGCAGCGTGCAGGCGGTCGAGACCACGGTCACCGTGCACCTGTCGAAGGGCAACGAGACCAAGGTGCCGTCCGTTGTCGGGAAGATGCAGTCCGAGGCGGAGCAGCAGCTGGGCAACGCCGGCTTCAAGGTGAAGGTGCTGCCGGACAACGATTCGGACGCCAAGCAGGGCACCGTGACCAGCCAGACCCCGAACGGCGGCGACACCGCGATACGCGACTCGACGGTGACGATCACGGTGGCCACCGGCAAGTCGGCGTCGCCGAGCCCGACCGGTTCGGCATCCGCCAGCCCGAGCGAGACGCCGAGCCCGTCGCCCAGCGACACCCTCTTCCCGACCGGCGATCTTCCCGGTGGCGGCGGGGGCGGCTGA
- a CDS encoding serine/threonine-protein kinase, whose product MLTPGGTLGGRYRLTERIASGGMGDVWKAEDTVLGREIAVKILQSALLSEPGFVERFRAEARVMATINHPGVVKVYDYGETDIDGGGQIAYLVMEYVEGEALATTLARVGRLTPARTMDLLAQAGEALQAAHEHGIVHRDVKPGNLLVRPDGRLVLTDFGIARSAMSGQLTTAGSILGTASYVSPEQATGNGNITAASDVYSLGVVGYQCLSGHRPFEGENPIQVAMKHIRDVPPPLPADVPQGAREVVDRAMAKDVAARWPSASAMADAARRVASGAPTASFGAGAAAAGGPQHTSVMPAGAPTSGPGGYAPTSGAGGYSRGAAMVPSGPPANTGYERSDEYTGAAPRRGGNGRGLRIAAIVLAVVVVLGGIGAIAYALTSGNGDNNRADGNPPTSPSAQASKSSTVDFDMNTCPGRSWDEVQQQLTKKGLNPIRKDKANFKVPAGTVISCVPARNDGQSLRAGDNVLVNVSTGGFGNGNGNGNGNGDGNGDNGGKDQMPGMHPSSPAGTTGSPSSAPTTPDSNPSPTNSDTGGGSGNNGALAGRTGDTAGAFGVGEDSP is encoded by the coding sequence ATGCTGACGCCCGGGGGCACACTGGGCGGTCGCTACCGGCTGACCGAACGGATCGCCAGTGGCGGCATGGGCGACGTGTGGAAGGCGGAGGACACCGTCCTCGGCCGCGAGATCGCGGTGAAGATCCTGCAATCCGCGTTGTTGTCCGAGCCGGGTTTCGTCGAGCGGTTCCGCGCCGAGGCCCGGGTGATGGCCACGATCAACCATCCCGGCGTGGTCAAGGTGTACGACTACGGCGAGACCGACATCGACGGCGGCGGCCAGATCGCCTACCTGGTGATGGAGTACGTCGAGGGCGAGGCGCTGGCCACCACGCTGGCCCGGGTGGGCCGGCTCACCCCGGCCCGCACGATGGACCTGCTGGCGCAGGCCGGCGAGGCGCTGCAGGCGGCACACGAGCACGGCATCGTGCACCGCGACGTGAAGCCGGGCAACCTGCTGGTCCGCCCGGACGGGCGGCTGGTGCTCACCGACTTCGGCATTGCCCGCTCGGCGATGTCCGGCCAGCTCACCACCGCCGGTTCCATCCTCGGCACCGCGTCGTACGTGTCGCCCGAGCAGGCCACCGGCAACGGCAACATCACCGCCGCCTCGGACGTCTACTCGCTCGGCGTGGTCGGCTACCAGTGCCTGTCCGGGCACCGGCCGTTCGAGGGCGAGAACCCGATCCAGGTCGCGATGAAGCACATCCGGGACGTGCCACCGCCACTGCCCGCGGACGTACCGCAGGGCGCCCGCGAGGTGGTCGACCGGGCGATGGCGAAGGACGTCGCGGCCCGCTGGCCGAGCGCGTCGGCGATGGCGGACGCCGCCCGCCGGGTCGCGTCCGGCGCGCCGACCGCGTCGTTCGGCGCCGGCGCGGCGGCGGCCGGCGGCCCGCAGCACACCTCGGTGATGCCGGCCGGCGCACCGACCAGCGGCCCCGGTGGGTACGCACCGACCAGCGGTGCGGGCGGCTACTCGCGCGGCGCCGCGATGGTGCCGTCCGGGCCGCCGGCGAACACCGGCTACGAGCGCAGCGACGAGTACACCGGCGCCGCACCGCGCCGCGGTGGCAACGGCCGGGGCCTGCGGATCGCCGCGATCGTGCTCGCAGTGGTCGTCGTGCTCGGCGGCATCGGCGCCATCGCGTACGCGCTGACCAGCGGAAACGGTGACAACAACCGCGCCGATGGCAACCCGCCGACGTCACCCAGCGCGCAGGCCTCGAAGAGCAGCACGGTCGACTTCGACATGAACACGTGTCCGGGCAGGTCGTGGGACGAGGTCCAGCAGCAGCTGACCAAGAAGGGCCTCAACCCGATCCGCAAGGACAAGGCGAACTTCAAGGTGCCGGCCGGCACGGTGATCAGCTGCGTGCCGGCGCGCAACGACGGCCAGTCGCTGCGGGCCGGCGACAACGTCCTGGTCAACGTCTCCACCGGCGGCTTCGGGAACGGCAACGGGAACGGCAACGGAAACGGCGACGGGAACGGCGACAACGGCGGCAAGGACCAGATGCCGGGCATGCACCCGTCGTCGCCGGCCGGCACCACCGGATCGCCGTCGTCCGCGCCGACCACCCCGGACAGCAATCCGTCGCCCACCAACAGCGACACCGGCGGCGGGTCCGGCAACAACGGCGCGCTGGCCGGCCGCACCGGTGACACCGCAGGAGCGTTCGGCGTCGGGGAGGACTCCCCGTGA